Proteins from a genomic interval of Zingiber officinale cultivar Zhangliang chromosome 1B, Zo_v1.1, whole genome shotgun sequence:
- the LOC121991512 gene encoding uncharacterized protein LOC121991512, with translation MVVAAQERDEMEISEMGSSCFEADFSEERREDEEPKVVAVEEEEVILWRGRWVEESWPRKSGEVMLEGYIDAEDGGEEGKNGVGRTKSLTDEDLEDLKGCLDLGFAFSYEVIPDLCSTLPALELCYSMRQRFLDEKQKGSLDRSSSGESVDLCPTPPSPPIANWKISCPGDDPDDVKARLKYWAQAVACTIRLCN, from the exons ATGGTCGTGGCAGCACAAGAGAGGGACGAGATGGAGATTAGCGAGATGGGAAGCAGCTGCTTTGAAGCGGACTTCTCCGAGGAGAGGCGAGAAGACGAGGAGCCGAAGGTGGTggcggtggaggaggaggaggtgatcCTGTGGAGAGGAAGATGGGTAGAAGAGTCGTGGCCGCGGAAGAGCGGCGAGGTGATGCTCGAAGGGTACATCGACGCGGAGGACGGTGGAGAGGAGGGAAAGAATGGTGTCGGGAGGACGAAAAGCCTGACGGATGAGGATCTGGAAGATCTCAAAGGTTGCCTTGACCTAGGGTTTGCGTTCAGCTACGAGGTGATTCCAGATCTCTGCAGCACGCTCCCAGCGCTGGAGCTTTGCTACTCGATGAGACAGAGATTCTTGGACGAGAAGCAGAAAGGGTCGCTTGATCGCTCTTCTTCGGGTGAATCAGTCGATCTGTGCCCGACGCCGCCGTCGCCTCCCATCGCCAATTGGAAGATCTCTTGCCCAG GAGATGATCCGGATGATGTTAAAGCACGGCTGAAGTATTGGGCCCAGGCTGTGGCTTGCACAATCAGATTGTGCAATTAA